The genomic region AAAACCAACACTGAACCAGATGCTGTCACTACCAGTATTCATATTGCTCAGCCTACATCTGGTCCACAGGAGTCTAGTCTTGGTACGTCAAACGCTGAgagggaaaacactgaaaatggcTTAAACATTTTAACTAGCACATTGTATAGTGTCACTTTTCAGGAAAGTAAAAgtacaacaacagaaaaaatcCCTGGCATTATTGTCTCTAATGTTATGGAAAGATCTAACAACCTTCGTGGCTCAGAAGCAAATATTAATATCAGAACCACCGAAAGCTCTCAGAAAGGTGGATTTTCCCACAAAATTAGTGGGGATTCTGAACCTCATACACATGGTTACATGGAAGACCTTTTCAAAACTGCAGCTGAGTACGAAATAAAAAATCTCGTGACTGAGCATTATCCCAACGACTTATTCAAGTTTCTAACAACTGCTTCTCCAGCTACAAAACCAGGTATAAGTGGAAATGCAGGTCCAGAAATTCTCTCTAAGTCTAAATCTTCTCATCGCAGAACCTCATGGAATTTAAGAAGGAAGTCTTATACTCGAAGAAAACCTATCAGAATAACAATAGGGCCAAGTAACCCCCTGCAAAATCCACTGTTCTCTACAGTTAGATCAACCCTGTCTAGAGCACCCCTATATGAAAGTGATCTTGTAGCAACAGCTGAGACAACCCCAACTTCACATCTTCAGACAGAATTATCCTCAACGGTTGCAACATCAGCTGCAGCTACTATCACCTATTATTTCAACAAACACCAGGAGTCGTCTGGCATTGTAAGTCTGACAGATGATACAGGAGCAGTTCTTCAAAACAAGCCTGATGAATTATCCGAAATGAAGATCAGTTCCACTGTGATGGAAGAAGTACAGGACTCCAGACTTACCACTCCcccaaactatttttttcaaagtgcttCATTGGTTACACCAACAGCTTCCACAGTTTGGCTAAATGAAAACCAGAAAATAGATGAAGCACCAACTGTAAAATCTCTGGCCACAGCACCAATCCATGAGGCAGAATCATTAGTCACGGGTCAGGAGGTGTCTACAAACACAAGTCTTCTGACAAGCAGTTCCTTTGAGAGGAATTATGGTGAGACCACAGCAGGGGGCTTTACACCCTCAGTAAACCCAAGTGTGCCCACATGGGATTCTGACACAAGACTTGGAGGGATGCCTGGTAAAATTCCCACTTCAGAAGAAATTACGCATGAATCTAAAGATTCCGAGCAGACACCAGTAAGCAGGAACACTCAAATCATGAGGGGTGCTACAAAACAAAATACCAATGACAAAGCCCAGGAGGGAAATGAAGCATTGCTCTCATTTCAGTTAGAACCAAAGAAACCATTAATACCAGGATTTCCCAATCTAGGATTTAATCAGGCAGAGACAACACTGACCTCCAAAAAACCCACCACTATTTTTACAGAATCACAAAACCTTCAGAATAATGCTTctggacatcacacacacattgcagaaAATAAGGAAATTGACAAATCACCCCAGATGCATAGTTTTCCGTCAGCAGAAAGTATTATTACACCAACAAGTACATCAACAATTTCTACAACTACAGTGACCTCCGCAACATCAGCTCATCCTGCATTATGGTCAAACATACCTTCGCCAGACTCACAAAAAAATAAGGTAAACCCTGGCTCTTCCCAAATTGGGATTAATTATATCCCTAACAGGAACAGTGGAAGAATACCTGGATCCAATCAGAGGTACCCATACAACACAAATATTAGATATCCTCCTGTTTTCAGAAGACCTCATATTAACAAGACACCTGAAAAGGTCAGACCACCTGTCATTAATCCCACAAAACTGTCAGTGGAATCCAGACAGCATTTATTGAACAATGTCAAGGCTACTGTTCCAAAATCAGAGGTAAGAAATACACCAACAGCTCCTTTTAATGCCAGGAAGACAACAACCAGGGCTCCCACAGTTACCACAGCATCATCATTACCAGAGAAAACCATCTTTCATTCTCAGAACCATCTAGGACCTAAAACAGAGCCCAAGAAACCCTCTCAAAGTACTGATGTCATTCAGAGTGTGTCTCATCAACAAAAACCACCATCAGAAGAAACCGCCCTTCATTCTCTGGATGAGCAAAGGACCAAAGCAGAGACCAATAAACTCTCCCTGAGTACTAATGTTATTCAGAATGTGTCTCATCAAGTAAAaccatcagcaaaacaaacaactgTTAATACTCTGGATCATCTGGAGACTAAAGCAGAGCCCAGGAAACCTTCTCAGAGTATCGATGTGATTCAGAATGTGTCTCATCAACAAAAGCCATCATCCGAAGAAACTGCCCTTCATTCTCAGGATGGACAGAGTACTATAGCAAATCCCCAGAAACCCTCCCAAAGGATTGAGATTATTCATAATGTATCTCATCAGCAAAAGCCAGCATCAGAGGAAATTATTCATCATCCCCTTGATGGGATGGGGACTAAAGCAAAACCCCAGTACCCCTCCCAAAATACAGACATCATTCCAAATGTGTCTCATCAACAAAATTCATCATCAAAAGAAATTGTCCTTCATCCTCAGGATGAGATGAGAACTAAATCACAGTCCTATAAACCCTCCCAAAGTTCTGGTATCATTCAGAATGTGTCTCACCAACAAAAGTCATCATCAGAAGAAACTATCCGTGTTTCCCAGGATGGGCTGAGAACTAATGCCGAGTCCCAGAAACCTTCTCAAAGTACTGATGTCACTCGCAATGTGTCCCAACAACAAAAGCCATCATCTTCAGTGCCATTCGAAAGGGGAAGGCCCAAAATCACCACTACAAACCTTCACATGATTTCAGTAAATGCtcaaactgatgcttttctacctTGTGACACTGTTGGAGACCCTAAACCTTTCCTGGCATGGACAAAGATTTCCACAGGTACGTATTACTGTATAAGATTTTCTTATAGTGCTGTTCCTCATTAAAGCTGATATTAAAATACAAAGACTTACAGGACTTTCTTAAAtgctaattacatttacatgtattcatttagcagacgattttctccaaagtgacatacatctcgtagaagatataatttgtgcattacattaggagaaagagacacatagatgtagacatgtgattcttaagtagttagtttctttctttccaccatatgaaccaatgttcatcagacaaatagctgcatacttcctacttttttctccttttttttgagatgcagaAACAtgtacgtacaatacaggagtaggtgcgtaaaggcttatccgagcatgatcataaagttatgttgcattattatttatttcttagcaATGTTCATGGTCACTTTTATATGTTAGACGGAATATTTCATTCCATTGCAATTAGTGACAGGCACAAGCAAGAGGCCAACTAACAGATGTAGCGGTACACTGTGGTGAAACACAAGCTCTTCTGTTTCCAAACTGAACGTGCGCCTCAAACAAGAACCATGCATGCGACTAACACTTCTAGGAGATGGCATGTGTACACCAGCTCTTTATTTCTTCTGCCCGGCcccagctgacatttttattgctcTGAGAATAATCAAGGATTTTGTGTCAAAAGAAGCAACAGCTCAAGAAATACAGCTTGCACAGCAGGAACAAAGACGTTTATTAActtaatatataatgtaaaatatataatttcccAAAACTGAcagcaatttaaatatttttttaatcattgatCAAAGATTTTGACTATTATGGCAAATCGTATAACTTCCTGAACTAAAAGTCTGTAGGTATGTTGAATTTCAGCTGAATGACATGTAGTTcttaatttgattaaaaatgaaaaacactgaatttacctagaataaacaaaagcataaaGAGTACATTGTTAGATCCTAAATGTATTGTTCATTAACTTAGTTGGCACTTTTCTCTCAAGTGACTCATAGGTTGGGTTTATATATtgtcacaatgatttacccatttgtacaccatGGTAACTTTCACTGaaacaattcaaggtaagtaccttgatcaaggtggtCCTTTGACTGTAAGCCAGTGGAAAAGTTTGAGTGGTTTTTGTAAGTTTAGTGCCAAATATGTCAATGGGCTATTATTTCTTGTTGCAGGAGTTATCATAACACCCAACACTAAGACGCAGAGGTTCGAGGTGAAGCCAAATGGGACTTTTGTCATTCGGAACGTGCATCTTCTGGATCGTGGACAGTACCTCTGCACAGCACAGAATCAGTATGGTGTGGACAAGATGATGGTCACGCTGGTTGTGTTGGCTCAGCAGCCCACGATACTGACACCACGTCTTCACGATGCCACAGTGCACCTGGGTAATGACACGAGCTTCGACTGCCAAGTGCAAGGACTCCCTACCCCCCACATTTCCTGGATGCTGCCGAACGGGACCATCCTGCGCTCTGTTTCGGCTGCCAAGCAGCACATCATGCTGCTACACAATGGTACCCTCCGCATCCACGGGGCCAGCTACCAGGACCGTGGCATGTACAAATGCATCGCAAGCAATTCAGCCGGTGCCGACGTCCTTTCTGTGCGCCTGCACATCACTGCTTTGCCACCCGTCATTCAGCAGCGGAGGGCAGAGAGCCTCACATTCTCCGAGGGCCAAGCCATCCACGTTGATTGCACTGTAAAGGGCGCCCCCTTGCCCGTCATCTACTGGGTCATCCCAGATGGCACACACCTCCGTCCGTCGCAGTTTGTGAATGGcaaactgtttgttttccccaACGGCACATTGTACATCCGTAACCTCTCCACCAAAGACAGTGGCACCTACGAGTGCAAAGCCACCAATGCGGTGGGGGTCGCCAAGAGGACCATCAGCCTACTGGTGAAGGAGAGTATCTCCACAGCAAAAATAACCTCTAGCTCACCCAAGAAGACAGACGTCACCTATGGGGGACAGCTGCACCTTGACTGCATCGCCTCTGGGGATCCAGGTCCTAGAATCATATGGAGAATCCCTTCCAAGAAACTGGTGGATGCAGATTACAGGTATAGTTAAGAGTTTCCCAAGATTGAGAAATATTAGCTGTGGTTTGTAAGTGTGGTTAACAGTGTTTGGAGTAAATCCAAATGCATCATTTTCATTAGTTTGAATCTTTAGGACATGAGGTCATCTCTCGGGCAATTTTTGTGACTGGACAGATGTGTTATTCAAAGTCTATCCTCCCTCACTGAAGgatgttctgatttttttgttaattaaaagAGAGCCAACAAAGTAAATTCCCCATTCAACATTGGTTACATACTCATCTAttcattaatgtttaaaaattcacccgaattctttcatttttaaaacagaacagTGGGTCTTCAGGGAGTTATTTGTTACTCTGTTTTGTCTGCTGCATGAGCGCCTCCTACAGGCAAGTGCAATTGCTGTCAGCTGATGGCCATCAGCAGTTAGAGAGCCATTGCTCACCTATAATAGCCATGCCACGTCTTGCAATGCGACCCGCAGTATTTAAAAACTCCAATTGACTTAACAGGGGGTGGAGATGGGGGGCATTTCTCCTCGAGGCATTCTGCTAGGTGGTGGGAAGTTGTgtacagaaaaggaaaagataAACTGACGTGAAATTTGtgcaaaaatatcatttttaataaggCAGAAGGCCATGGAGTTAGGAGAGAAAATTGTCCATTTTGATTTAAAACATCCAAACTTAAACTTAAAATAAGAagcatattcatatttattaattccttGACATGCATCAGCGAGTGTATGTTCCAGAAATAATACATGtgaactcattttatttttttatgatgcatcttgaatttatttttattttaaaagaattatatgtacattttaaaatgcagcttttGAGGTTTAACACCATCTGACTTCCATAAAATGAGCTCCTCCAGGagatatattttattcatgggGCGAGAGAAGAAGCTCAGGTCTGAATTCAGCAGACGGACTCTTTGAAGCCACACCAGGGCCTTTTCAGTCATGCTTTGCCAGCCGCGAGCTCTTTCCACCTCTTACCTGGCCCAAGCGATCTTGATGGCTGTACTCCCCAACGTGTGCTGTATGTAGAGCTACAGCTGTCAGCTTGTCACCTATCAATATCCCGACCACTGCGCCTCCCCTCCCGTCCCCACCTGAAAGATGTAGTCAAAACCTGGCTTAGAATGCAGCTGTGGGGAATCAGGTCTGTAAAACTACCTGAAgctgcaaataaatacattttttctctcTAGTTTTGATATTATTACTTGGTATTATTTTGGTGATCTCGAGTCATGGAGATATTTGTTGGCAGTGCAttgtgttctctgtggcttcatggtgaggttggttggactgggtctttgtgtacagccgttgtaatatacgTATGGGGTGctacatcttgtcctgtgtatattattattattattattattattattattattattattatcatcatctgGAAATCTTTAACAGCACTCAGCAAATAATACTAATTGAGTTTTATTCAGCAGTTTATTGAGCAATAGTTCAGCACTCAATCCAGACAGGCTCCctgaacaacaaaaatacactccTTAAATACATCTGGAGTGGGTGTAAACTACTAGCAACTTCTCATTGGTCACATTCTTGGGTTTACATaacttaattattattttttttttttttttaaattatcagtctgaaagagatggcgTTATATGTCCGCATtacataataatacatgtaagTTATATGTCCAATGTAACTTTCAATGTTAGCTTTGTATACTCCGCTACTTAAAACTTACTGAGTGATTTATACAACTTGGTAACTTTCATGGTATCAGTtcaagtaccttgtttaagggtaacAGCAAGAGCcgggattcaaactcaggttCTTTCACTGAAAGGCATAGGTTTTAACCACCACACTAAAAGCTAGCCTGTTTATGTCTATCCAAATTTCATGGTTATCTAGGGACACATAGTTTTCTCTCACCTAGTAATAGTATAACAATTTCctctcaagattttttttttttttaatttaatttcctttctggGATTTAATACCATTTTGTAATTCCTTTCAATTTATGTAGCCTTAAACAAGAAGCAGAAAGGTATTTATAAGCACAATGAAGTCAAATAATCTGTTTTTGCCTCATGTAATAGATTGtatttgtttgctgtgttttcatttctagTTTTGACCCCAGGATTAAAGTCTTCAGTAATGGCACACTTACAGTCCAAGCAGTAACAGAGAAGGATGAGGGAGACTACCTTTGCGTAGCCAGAAACAAAATGGGCGATGACTACGTCCTGCTGAAGGTCAGCGTCATGATGAAGCCGGCCAAGATAGAGTTCAAACAGGTGGCCAGTCAGAAAGTGTCCTATGGAGGATCCCTGAAGGTTGACTGCATTGCCTCCGGCCTTCCCGACCCTGAGATCAGGTGGGGTCTGCCGGATGGCACCATGGTGGACAGCATCACTCAGTCTGATGACAGCGGTGTACGGACCAGGCGGTTTGTGGTTTTTGACAACGGGACCCTCTATTTCAATGATGTGGGGATGAAAGAGGAAGGAGACTACACATGTTATGCCGAGAACCAAATTGGGAAGGACGAGATGAAGATCCATGTGAAGATAGTGGTGGATCCCCCTGCCATTAAAAACAAGACCTATGAAACTCTTAGGGTGTCCTATGGTGACTCTGTCTCGCTCAGGTGTCATGCCAAAGGGGAGCCGCCACCAAGTGTCACATGGTTCTCCCCGACTAATCGTATCATCGCTCCAGCTTCAGACAAATACCACATTCACAATGACGGCACACTAGTCATTCAGAAAGCTCAGAGGTTTGACACTGGCAATTATACCTGTGTGGCTCGGAACACGATCGGTCAGGACAAGAATGTGGTCGGAGTTGAGGTCCTCGTTTCTTCACCAACCATTAATGGTCAGCAAGGTGTGGCGAGTACGGTCAGAGAGACCGGTTTCAGGGACCAGCGCAAGCTCCTGGACTGCAACGCCGAGGGAACACCCGCCCCACGGGTCATGTGGGTCTTGCCTGAGAATGTGGTGCTGCCTGCACCATATTATGGCAGCAGGATGATGGTGCATCGCAACGGTACGCTGGACATCCGCTCCCTGAGGAAGACCGATTCGGTGCAGCTGGTTTGTGTTGCACGCAATGAAGGAGGGGAGGCCAGACTGGCAGTCCACCTGGATGTTAGAGACACACTTGAAAAGCCGCATCTCAGGAGCCCCCAGGCAGAGACACTTTCGCTGACCGTTGGCACCGCACTGACTGTGAACTGTTCGCTCGAGGGTCACCCGGCTCCACGGATCACATGGATTCTTCCCAGTGGCACGCTGCTTCCTAGCGGTACACAGCTCTCCAGGTTCATCCACAGGCCAGACGGGACCCTGTTCATCAGCAATCCGACAGAGTCCGATGTTGGGACATACCGCTGCATGGGCACAAACCCAGCTGGGCAGGCAGAGCGGACAGTGACCCTGGAGCTGGCAAAAAGGGTCGAAGTCACCAACCGACACAGCTCTGTCATAAGCATCATCAATGGGGAGAATCTCCAGCTCCACTGTTCATCTGGTGGTGGCCCTCAGACCAAACTATCTTGGACTTTGCCCAGTGGTGTGGTTTTGACCCGACCAGAGAGGAATGGACGTTTCACTGTCCTGCCAAATGGTACCCTCACTGTCCAGCAAGCATCCGTGTACGACAGGGGGACATACTCCTGTAGGTCGGAAAATGATATCGGGACCTCTTTGCTCACAGTACCCGTGATCGTGATTGCATACCCACCCCGAATCACCAGTGGTCCTGCCCCCGTGACCTACGCTAGGGCCGGTGTGGCTATCCAGCTGAACTGCATGGCCACCGGCATCCCACGAGCCGAGGTGATCTGGGAGATGCCCGACAAAATGCAGCTAACAGCTACAAACATGCCTAAGGTTTTCGGAAACAAGTACTTACACCCGCAGGGCTCACTAATCATACAGAACCCCTCCAGTCGAGACATGGGTTATTATAAGTGCATTGCCAAGAATGTCATAGGAACCGATACTAAAACAACATACTTACATGTATTCTGATTAAGGACTCTAATTTGATTCTTGCCCAAGAAACTGCATAGCTGAGTGCAGCAAATACTGTTTATGCAAATGTATTGGGGACTGAAGCACTCCACTTTTTGTAGATAGTATTGATTTCTCATTGTGAAGGAGAGGGATCTCAAAGCTATACTGTGTATTCCATGCTCTGAGTAGCATCACGGAGACTGAGGCATTGACAAAGTAAATCAGCAGTTATAAATATTGCGGTGGGCTTTTTTAGATGTTCCCAAGGtcagaatttttaaataaaccttgGACATTGGTATTAATGGCAATCCTCTACATTGCAATTAGTTTTAACTAGTGGGAAAACTTGGAAGAATTTTAGACTGCActttgagaacaaaaaaaaatggaatgcaAAAAAACGAGAGCTTAGTAAACTAACGAAAAATAATAAGACTGGTTTATTTGAATGGTTATCCCAGAAAAAGAGATTTAATTGCTTAGTTGGTAGCTATTTATTTGAAGGGTGATCAGTGAATCACTGAAAGTGTCAGTGGTTCTGTTTTTATCTTGAAAGCTCCTGTCAAACTGCTTTGGTCATTACAGACATGCTGATTTTTTGGAAAAGCTGTTAAGTGAAATGATggtgctgagagaaaaaaaaaaaaatatctaacaAGACATAACACTACACTGTTTTATGGATCTAAACAAGCACAGGTGTAACCAAATGTGTGCTGTAAATTAAACATCGCAGAGGTCAAAACTTCACTTGCCTGAATTTTTTGTGCAGCTCTTACCTTATTTCTTCAATGCCCCAGAGTGGACATGTTGTCAGCTACTAAGTATTGCTGTTGTCCCACTCACTAGAAGGGAATTCTTATTTTTAACAGTCATAGTTGCAGTTTGCATCTTGTTATGATTTAAATTGTGTACTTCCATGGCACTTAACTCGAGAACAGTAAGGTTTTGAATAGCTTCATAATCTTGATGAGCTTTTCTCTTGGTTAGACAGTTAACATTTTCTGTGCTTTATTCTGATTTTCTGGCTCTAAATTATTTGTCTGGTATATTCtaatatctgatttttttttttttttttacgtgttAAGTCTGTATAATGTACAGGCCTGTGACAAAAATATGTCTTGCTCTAGGATACCCAagcatttgttctgttttgaataattaaatttttataaataaagaaCTAAATTCAGTTTTGTGCTGTCGTCGCTCATCAGACGTGTCTCCTAACTACTGGAGGAGATTCAAAGCACAGATATCACTGACAATCAGAGCATTTTTTGGATTAATGAATCGACGGAATATAAGAGATGAAGTGACGATTATGATTTATTACTGAGGAACCTTCTTGTAAGACATGCCAGCAAACAGATTGTTCCTGATCAGTGTTCCAAAACAATGAGCACAGAAGCACACCCTTCTGAAAGGTCACTGTTTGTGATGAGTTTCAATAGTGGAGGGAAATTATTCCCATCCAATAAGTCCTTAGCAAAAGCCACACGTGAAGCTGGTTAACAAGTGAACGACCAAAGCCACCAGACTACATATCCCTTTTTTATTCTGTCTTCCTTTTGTGGATCTCAGGTTACGACAAAGCCATTAgtgtactaataataataaaggtggCGTCCCTGTACCAAGGCTTTGCTGCAGATTGCACTCTGACCTTGAGCTATGTTTCCTGTTAGCTGTTCCTGTCTCATTTAATGTCTCATTCTGTTCTCCCATGCTGGGCCGACCCCCCCTAATTCTGAATttagtcactgcagtgaattttAAATGGCCTTCGCTGCCTCACAGTAAGACATTGTTTCAACCGTTAGGTCCTCAAGCGGTGCAGTGCACCTCCTCTGTTGTCCCGTTCTGGGCTTTGCACGCAAATGGGTGGATTTGACTGCTTGCACACATTTTGCCCAAATTCACATTCTGCAAGAAGTCAGAGCACTTCGTATATGTCCGGCGGGGGGGGGTTTGAAGCGCGGAGGACGCCACCCAAATGACCCACTGTTGACAGGAACAAGTGACAGTTTTCAGTGATGAATGGATGGCTTGTTCTCCACAGAGAAGATTGCCAGTTTGTCAGCACGGAGAGGGGATAAGAGCCTTCAATGATCACTGTCAAGACTGGACAACCGTTTTAGTTTTATAACAACATTTCCTGTCAGCTTATCAACTCAGTGTAATGGTAAGTCAGATGGAAGACAGCCATCATGCACAAAACAGGTATTCAGTGCATTTACACCAGTGCAGAAAGAGTGAAGAAGCTGTATTCAATATGAAaataggagaaaaaaacatatggGAAAGCAAGTCTCAAGTGCCTTCTCAGTTGAATGTCAACATATGATGAGGACAAAACCTAGAGAAAGATGCATGACAAAAAATCCAAAATCTTagaaataaaagtacatttattttgctgttacttttctccaaagcagcttacaaggTGAAGTTCTTACAGTGATTAATCCATTATATAGTGAGGTATGGTTTAATGGAAAAGTTTAGGGGGAATTCCTCGTTCCATggtatgacagcaggaagtgggatttgaacctacaaactTCCAAATCCAACAGCAACAGCTCCAAGAACTTCATATTTATTCGTTTTAGTTGATCTTTTCTCCAGAATAACTGAGAacattaatctacctacaattatttacccatttgtatagctgggtaattttactgaggcagtttaaggtaagtaccttacttcaGGGTACTGTTGCAGGAGGTCAGACTTAAACTTGCcacctttgggtgcaaaagcaAAAGctcttcaccacctgctgcccaacaaGATGTCTATGTAGCTGACATCTCCAAATCACCCTACAATGTAAAGTTTGCATAAtaacttatttacccatttatacagctgggtatttttccaTTCCGGCtataattttagtttttatttttgttctcgtCTATTTTTATATGGACCACTGCTGAGGCAGGAAAGTCCTTTTCATGGATTTCACCCCCATGATGGGAAAAGTGGGACCCAAGAATCCCGTGATGAACCTGACACCCCCTTTCCATCACCTCAGTGACCCTGGAAGTCTGCTGGTCCAGTACCGGGAGCAAAAGAATGTGGTTCTGTAGATATTAACTGGA from Scleropages formosus chromosome 12, fSclFor1.1, whole genome shotgun sequence harbors:
- the LOC108930934 gene encoding immunoglobulin superfamily member 10-like, whose product is MGHLAAALTLVVMVILPDAGFSCPHLCACYQPTEVHCTFRSLLAVPRGLPKHVERINLGFNTISKITESSFAGLKKLEFLMMHGNDVHDISSAAFRDLSSLQVLKMSYNKLKVISGKMLLGLSGLIRLYLDHNRIEFIQPDAFQGMTALRLLHLEGNYLQQLHPSTFATFSVLHYFHLSGLKLVHLSDNGLTTLPIQLLKSMPQLESVFLHGNPWTCDCRLKWLLEWSTHSPGVLKCRKDKAYPKGQLCPMCSSPVRLRRKEISELEDLTCTAPNIIIPEKEAVAEEKQTELLPVKHFRVPFGNITLNLTDENGNKVDLDCDISEPTESSKIAFENISSQQIAANVSLFLDAECPVDRENYEKLWKLIAYYSEVPVHLQREIMLSKEPKLSYRYRQDTEKDAYYYTGVRANILSNPAWLMQSVVKIQLNRPQSSPKSIKLNMSTRFTQTLETEIVRRQRREWVMIEHKNSTRTAVSIAVGAVSEMDCRVLSSGDPYIQWMLPDGSKVTATYSSTDNRIFVSSTGKLVIKNVRHSDSGIYYCIAQVKDELDVLPFRLSVEDSSDPSPGSELGPPVSKLVGESISLPCVSSGTPDAHLNWILPDQQLLNHSTNSSRAVVYLNGTLFLAQSQLTDSGYYKCVTLNQHGIDTMATKVIITRRPLVRPLRKFPMRPQSASGVSTRIKAMMDDIEESSGDDRVQEEASSKQINNLSQRRGQKSSPRGNPLMSSGGQPHRRRKPIRKGSRVDDKKNVTAMRRKVNMSSKKIDPEQWANILAKIRNKINAKTTTPSSVQTYAPATKKQSKESVTSKPDLPESYSNSRGSSIDDMNLQEEGFYVITTTHIPSHPTRDLFESEPFDSNDQTERISQIPTSKTNTEPDAVTTSIHIAQPTSGPQESSLGTSNAERENTENGLNILTSTLYSVTFQESKSTTTEKIPGIIVSNVMERSNNLRGSEANINIRTTESSQKGGFSHKISGDSEPHTHGYMEDLFKTAAEYEIKNLVTEHYPNDLFKFLTTASPATKPGISGNAGPEILSKSKSSHRRTSWNLRRKSYTRRKPIRITIGPSNPLQNPLFSTVRSTLSRAPLYESDLVATAETTPTSHLQTELSSTVATSAAATITYYFNKHQESSGIVSLTDDTGAVLQNKPDELSEMKISSTVMEEVQDSRLTTPPNYFFQSASLVTPTASTVWLNENQKIDEAPTVKSLATAPIHEAESLVTGQEVSTNTSLLTSSSFERNYGETTAGGFTPSVNPSVPTWDSDTRLGGMPGKIPTSEEITHESKDSEQTPVSRNTQIMRGATKQNTNDKAQEGNEALLSFQLEPKKPLIPGFPNLGFNQAETTLTSKKPTTIFTESQNLQNNASGHHTHIAENKEIDKSPQMHSFPSAESIITPTSTSTISTTTVTSATSAHPALWSNIPSPDSQKNKVNPGSSQIGINYIPNRNSGRIPGSNQRYPYNTNIRYPPVFRRPHINKTPEKVRPPVINPTKLSVESRQHLLNNVKATVPKSEVRNTPTAPFNARKTTTRAPTVTTASSLPEKTIFHSQNHLGPKTEPKKPSQSTDVIQSVSHQQKPPSEETALHSLDEQRTKAETNKLSLSTNVIQNVSHQVKPSAKQTTVNTLDHLETKAEPRKPSQSIDVIQNVSHQQKPSSEETALHSQDGQSTIANPQKPSQRIEIIHNVSHQQKPASEEIIHHPLDGMGTKAKPQYPSQNTDIIPNVSHQQNSSSKEIVLHPQDEMRTKSQSYKPSQSSGIIQNVSHQQKSSSEETIRVSQDGLRTNAESQKPSQSTDVTRNVSQQQKPSSSVPFERGRPKITTTNLHMISVNAQTDAFLPCDTVGDPKPFLAWTKISTGVIITPNTKTQRFEVKPNGTFVIRNVHLLDRGQYLCTAQNQYGVDKMMVTLVVLAQQPTILTPRLHDATVHLGNDTSFDCQVQGLPTPHISWMLPNGTILRSVSAAKQHIMLLHNGTLRIHGASYQDRGMYKCIASNSAGADVLSVRLHITALPPVIQQRRAESLTFSEGQAIHVDCTVKGAPLPVIYWVIPDGTHLRPSQFVNGKLFVFPNGTLYIRNLSTKDSGTYECKATNAVGVAKRTISLLVKESISTAKITSSSPKKTDVTYGGQLHLDCIASGDPGPRIIWRIPSKKLVDADYSFDPRIKVFSNGTLTVQAVTEKDEGDYLCVARNKMGDDYVLLKVSVMMKPAKIEFKQVASQKVSYGGSLKVDCIASGLPDPEIRWGLPDGTMVDSITQSDDSGVRTRRFVVFDNGTLYFNDVGMKEEGDYTCYAENQIGKDEMKIHVKIVVDPPAIKNKTYETLRVSYGDSVSLRCHAKGEPPPSVTWFSPTNRIIAPASDKYHIHNDGTLVIQKAQRFDTGNYTCVARNTIGQDKNVVGVEVLVSSPTINGQQGVASTVRETGFRDQRKLLDCNAEGTPAPRVMWVLPENVVLPAPYYGSRMMVHRNGTLDIRSLRKTDSVQLVCVARNEGGEARLAVHLDVRDTLEKPHLRSPQAETLSLTVGTALTVNCSLEGHPAPRITWILPSGTLLPSGTQLSRFIHRPDGTLFISNPTESDVGTYRCMGTNPAGQAERTVTLELAKRVEVTNRHSSVISIINGENLQLHCSSGGGPQTKLSWTLPSGVVLTRPERNGRFTVLPNGTLTVQQASVYDRGTYSCRSENDIGTSLLTVPVIVIAYPPRITSGPAPVTYARAGVAIQLNCMATGIPRAEVIWEMPDKMQLTATNMPKVFGNKYLHPQGSLIIQNPSSRDMGYYKCIAKNVIGTDTKTTYLHVF